The region AAGCGGCAGTTCTACGCGAACACCACTTTCTCCGGCACACCGAAGAAAACGGACTGCGAAGGCGCGGTCAGCGAGAACTGGGGCACGAAGGCCCCCGCCTCCGGCCTCCCCAAGGACAACTTCGGCGTCCGCTGGACCGTGACGAGGGACTTCGGATCGGGTAGTCCGCGCGTTCCATGGCCGCCGCCGGGGAACGCGAGGACCTCACCCCGCCGCCCGCCGTCACCGGGCTGACGGTCACCCCGACCGAGTACGGCTTCGAGCTGGAGTGGGACAAGAACCCGGCCGCCGACCTCGGGAGGTACACCGTCTACCGGGGTGAGCTCTGGGGCGACGAGGGCGAGGAGCAGGTGTGCTCCGGAACGCTGACGGAGTATCTGCCGGCCGACACCACCTCGTACTCGTACACCACCCGTCCGGACGGCGACCGCGTCTGCTTCTTCGTCGACGCCATCGACACCTCCTGGAACTCCTCCTTCAAGTGGACCCGGACGGCCGAGGCGGTGGCCGCGACCGAGCTCGACACGACGCCGAGCGTGCCGACGCCCGAGGGCTCGCCGCTCCGTCTGGAGGCGTCCGCGGCGGAGGGCGACGAGGGCAACCAGCTGACCTGGTCCGGGCTCGGAGCAGGCGAAGAGGGGTCCCCCGAATCCGCGCAGGGCTTTCGCATCTACCGGTGGAACCCCGCCACCGCCGCGTACGAGAAGATCCACGAGGCCTCGGCCGGAGCGTTCGTGTACTTCGACACCGGCGCGAAGCGCGGCACCACGTCCTACTACTGGGTGACCGGTGTGAAGGCCGACGGCACCGAGACCCTGCCCGCCGGCGACTGGGCGGTCACCGCGCCCGCCAAGTGACGCGCTGGGGCCCGGAGGCTCAGCCTCCGGGCCCCAGCGACAGATGGGCGTCGGCCGTCAGTCCGAGGACTGCTGCCTCTTCGGGCGCCAGACCACCAGCGCGCTCGTCTGCTGGACCTCTTGGTACGGGACCAGGTCACGGCGGTACGAGGCGTGCACCGCGGCCTCGCGCTGCTGCATCGCGGCAGCGGCGCCGTCCAGGGCCGATTCCAGTTCCGCGACTCGGGACTGGAGGGCGGCGACCTGGTTCTCCAGCTCGATGATGCGCTTGATGCCGGCCAGGTTGATGCCCTCGTCCTGGGACAGCGCCTGCACCGTGCGGAGCAGTTCGATGTCGCGGGCCGAGTAGCGCCGGCCGCGCCCGGCGGTGCGGTCCGGGGAGACCAGGCCGAGGCGGTCGTACTGGCGCAGGGTCTGCGGGTGCAGGCCGGAGAGCTGGGCCGCCACCGAGATGACGTAGACCGGGGTCTCCTCGGTCAGTTCATAGGGGTTCCGACGACGGCCGTCCATCTGCTCATGCTCCCTTCGCGGCCTGGAACAGCTCCGCCCGTGGGTCCTCGCCCGCGGTTGCCTCGCGATACGCCTCCAGGGCGTCGCGAGCCTTGCCCGACACGTCTGTGGGGACCGCGACCTCGACGGTGACGAGGAGGTCGCCGCGCGTACCGTCCTTGCGGACGGCACCCTTGCCGCGGGCCCGCATCGTACGGCCGTTGGGCGTGCCCGGGGGCAGTTTCAAAGTGACCGGGGGGCCGCCCAGCGTCGGTACACGCACCTCGCCGCCGAGCGCCGCCTCCGTGAAGGTGACGGGCACGGTGACGGTGAGGTTGTCGCCCTTGCGGCCGAAGACCGGGTGGGCGTCCACGTGGACCGTGACGTACAGGTCGCCCGCCGGGCCGCCCCGTTCGCCGGGTGCGCCCTTGCCGCGCAGGCGGATGCGCTGGCTGTCGCTCACTCCCGCCGGGATGCGGACCTGCATCGTGCGCGAGGACTTGGCGCGGCCGCTGCCGTGGCAGATCTCGCAGGGGTTCTCCGCGATCAGACCGCGGCCCTTGCAGTCCGGGCAGGGGTCCGTGAGCGAGAAGCCGCCGCCGGAGCCGCGCGCGACCTGGCCGGTGCCGACGCACGTCGGGCACACGCGCGGTGTGCCGTTCGCGTCACCGGTGCCCGAACAGGCCTTGCAGGGTGCCTGGGACGTCATCCGCAGCGGGACCGTCGCGCCGTCCACCGCCTCGGTGAAGCTGAGCGTCACCTCGGTGTCGATGTCCTGGCCGCGCCGGGGCTGGGTCCGCGTACCGGTTCCCGCGCCGCCGCGGTTGAACAGGCCCCCGAAGACGTCTCCGATGCCGCCGCCGAAGCCGCCGGCACCGCCCGCTCCGCCCTGGGCGCCGCCTCCGAAGAGGTCGCCCAGGTCGAAGTTGAAGTTGCCGCCGCCCGCGCCGGGACCCGGACGGAAGCCGCCGTTGCCGAAGAGGGCGCGTGCCTCGTCGTACTCCTTGCGCTTCTTGGGGTCTCCGAGCACGTCGTTCGCCTCGGAGATCTCCTTGAAGCGCTCCTCGGCCTTGGCGTTGCCCTTGTTGGCGTCCGGGTGGAACTCGCGGGCGAGCTTCCGGTACGCCTTCTTGATCTCTGCCTCGGTGGCGTCCTTGGGGACGCCGAGGACCTTGTAGAAGTCCTTCTCGATGAAGTCCTTGGTGCTCATCCTCGACGCCCCTCCTCTCTCATGCGTTCAACGTCAGCCCTCGTCCGGGCCACCGCTCTCCTTGTCGTCGGCCGCCTCGGCGGAATCCTGGGAGTCCGCCTTGCCGGTCTGCGCCCCCGGCTGGGGTTCGGCGACCGCCACCCGCGCGGGGCGGATGGTGCGCTCGCCGATGCGATACCCCGGCTGCAGAATCGCCACGCACGTCGTCTCCGTGACGTCCGGCGCGTACGAGTGCATCAGGGCCTCGTGGATCATCGGGTCGAAGGGCTCGCCCTCCTTGCCGAACTGCTGGAGGCCCATCTTCGCCGCGACGGTCTCCAGCGACTCGGCCACCGACTTGAAGCCGCCGACCAGTTCGCCGTGGTCCCGCGCGCGGGCGATGTTGTCGAGCACGGGCAGAAGTTCGGTCAGGAGGTTCGCGATGGCGATCTCCTTGACCGCGATCCGGTCGCGCTCGACCCGGCGGCGGTAGTTCTGGTACTCGGCCTGGAGCCGCTGGAGGTCCATCGTGCGCTCGCCGAGCGCCGTACGGACCTGGTCCAGCTGTGCGGTCAGACCGGCCATCTGTGCTGCTGATGCGTCCCCGGCCGGGGCCGCCGCCTCCTCCGTGGAGGAGGTGGCGGCCTTCGGCTCGGCGTCGTCAGGGGTGGCGCCGGAGGGGACGGCAGGCTTCTCTTCGAAGCCCGGGGTCTCCTCCGTCACGCGGCACCGTCCTTGCGGTCCTCGTCGACGATCTCGGCGTCGACGACGTCGTCATCGGCCTTGGCCTGCTCGGCGCCGGGGGCACCCTCGGCGCCACCGGCGGCCTGCGCGGCCTGGGCGTCGGCGTACATGGCCTGTCCGAGCTTCTGCGAGACCGCGGCGACCTTCTCCGTGGCGGTGCGGATCTCGGCGGTGTCCTCGCCCTTGAGCTTCTCCTTCAGCTCGGCGATGGAGGCCTCGACCTCGGTCTTGACGTCACCCGGGACCTTGTCCTCGTTGTCCTTGAGGAACTTCTCGGTCTGGTAGACGAGCTGCTCGCCCTGGTTGCGGGTCTCGGCGGCCTCGCGGCGCTTGTGGTCCTCGTCCGCGTACTGCTCGGCCTCCTGGCGCATCCGGTCGACCTCGTCCTTCGGCAGCGAGGAGCCGCCGGTGACGGTCATCTTCTGCTCCTTGCCCGTGCCCAGGTCCTTCGCGGTCACGTGCATGATGCCGTTGGCGTCGATGTCGAAGGCGACCTCGATCTGCGGGACACCGCGCGGGGCCGGCGGCAGACCGGTCAGCTCGAACATCCCGAGCTTCTTGTTGTACGCCGCGATCTCGCGCTCGCCCTGGTAGACCTGGATCTGGACGGACGGCTGGTTGTCCTCGGCGGTGGTGAAGATCTCGGACCGCTTGGTCGGGATCGTCGTGTTCCGCTCGATGAGCTTCGTCATGATGCCGCCCTTGGTCTCGATACCGAGGGACAGCGGGGTGACGTCGAGGAGCAGGACGTCCTTGACCTCACCCTTGAGGACACCGGCCTGCAGGGCGGCGCCGATGGCGACGACCTCGTCCGGGTTGACACCCTTGTTGGCGTCCTGGCCGCCGGTCAGCTCCTTGACGAGCTCGGCGACGGCGGGCATGCGGGTGGAGCCACCGACGAGAACGACGTGGTCGATCTCGGAGAGGTTGATGCCCGCGTCCTTGATGACGTTGTGGAACGGCGTCTTGCAGCGCTCCAGAAGGTCGGCGGTGAGCTGCTGGAACTGGGCGCGCGTGAGCTTCTCGTCCAGGTGCAGCGGGCCCTCGGCGGAGGCCGTGATGTAGGGCAGGTTGATCGAGGTCTCGGTGGACGAGGACAGCTCGATCTTCGCCTTCTCGGCGGCTTCGCGCAGACGCTGGAGCGCCATCTTGTCCTTGGCGAGGTCCACGCCGTGGCCGGAGCGGAACTGCTGCACCAGGTAGTCGACGACACGCTGGTCCCAGTCGTCACCACCGAGGTGGTTGTCGCCGTTGGTGGCCTTCACCTCGACGACGCCGTCACCGATCTCCAGGAGGGACACGTCGAAGGTGCCGCCACCGAGGTCGAAGACGAGGATCGTCTGGTCGTCCTTGTCCAGGCCGTACGCGAGGGCGGCGGCCGTGGGCTCGTTCACGATGCGCAGGACGTTCAGGCCCGCGATCTCGCCGGCCTCCTTCGTCGCCTGGCGCTCGGAGTCGTTGAAGTACGCCGGGACGGTGATGACCGCGTCCGTGACCTTCTCGCCCAGGTAGGCCTCGGCGTCGCGCTTCAGCTTCTGCAGGATGAAGGCGCTCATCTGCTGCGGGTTGAAGTTCTTCCCGTCGAGCTCGATCTTCCAGTCCGTGCCCATGTGACGCTTCACGGAGCGGATGGTCCGGTCCACGTTCGTGACCGCCTGGCGCTTGGCGACCTCGCCGACGAGCACCTCACCGTTCTTGGCGAAGGCGACGACGGACGGCGTGGTCCTGGCGCCCTCGGCGTTGGTGATGACGGTGGGCTCGCCGCCCTCCAGAACGCTGACGACGGAGTTAGTCGTGCCCAGGTCGATGCCGACCGCACGTGCCATTTCAATTCCTCCAGCAATGACTTGAGTGGAACGGACTCAAGTGTGCACGACACTCACTGCTGGGTCAACAGACATGAGTCATGGGGGCTCAAGTCTTATCTCTTGCTTACACGCAGGTGTGCTTGTAGACGTGCTCCGACCTGCGGCTTCTCGGTCAACCGACTCCCGGACGCGGGGACATGCCGTCCCCCATAGGTGGGGATCCGAAGCAGCGCGAGTACGCCGACACAGGCGCCGCCCGCCACCCACAACGCCGCCGTCGCGCTCACCCATCCCATGTCGATCAGCATCCCGACGAGTGCACCCGCGAAGCCGGTGACCCCCACGACGACCGCGGCACCCCGAGGCGTGACACCGAGGCGCCGCAGCCGGTGGACCAGATGATCGGGGGCGCCGCGCAGCAGCGGACGCCCGGCCCGCCGCCGCGACACCAGCACCAGTACGGCGTCGGCAGTCGCCACGGCCGTCAGCGCGAACGCGGCGCCCACGCTCGACCCGGCCGCCCGCCCGGCGTGGACCAGTACCGCCGCCGAGGTCAGCACGAACCCGACGAACAGCGCGCCGCAGCGCCCCGGCACGATCCGGGCCGGGGGCCAGTTGTGCATCAGGAACCCGGTCAGCGCGGCGGCCAGCACGCTCAGCAGCGCCGCGAGCCCGTCCATGACCTCGGCGGCCGCGCAGCCGCTCAGCGCGAAGGCGGTCACCACCGCGACCGTCCCCATCACCCCGTCGGCGTGATCGAGCGAGGTGAAGGCATGGGTGGCGAGGGCGATCCAGCCGACGGCCACCACCCCGACCACCGGGCCGAGCTCGTCGTAGGGCACGGTCAGCGCGGCGGCGCCGGTCACGACGGCCGCCTGGAGCGGAACCCGCAGAAGAGCCGGCGGGGGCCACAGGTCGGCGACGAGCCCGAGGACACCGACCCCGATCCCGGCGGCCAGCAGCCGCCCGGCCGCCGGCCCCAGCGGCGCCACGTCCGTCCAGTCCCCGACCCCGGCGACGAACGCCGTGACCGCCACCACCGCCACCCCGCCGAGCAGCGGCACCGCGCGCGCCCGCCGCCGTTCGACCACGCCGAGGCGCAGAGCGAGGAGCCGCAGCAGGGCGGCGAGCACGGCGGCGAGGAGCAGGGCGGAGGTGGCGGCGACGATTCCGTACAGCACGCCGCCAATTTAGTGTTAAATGTCGCAAATACGCCGCAGATAACACGATCGGGTTTACGTGTCGGCCGGTGACCCCGCGACCGCGGGTCGGTGACTTCGGCGACTCAGGTGGACCTCAGCGACGCAGATCACCGCACCGCTGGCTACAGTGCGGCGGAAGATATGGGTAGTCTCAGACGGACTGCATAAGTTACCGCTTAGTAATCAGCTGAAGGTCGGCCTTCAGCTCCCCCCTCGCAGGCCCGAGGAGCCCCCAATGCAACTCGCCGCGATCATTGTGTCGCTGACGCTGACCGTGGTCGGCGTTGCGCTCATCGCACGAGCCGTCGCACAGATCTACCGGTTCATCAAGCTGGGCCAGCCGGTCCCGGCCGGTTCCCGAACCGACGACTGGAAGGCCCGCAGCATCACGCTGGCCAAGGAGTTCGTCGGCCACACCCGGATGAACCGGTGGGGGATCATCGGCGTCGCGCACTGGTTCGTCGCCGTCGGCTTCCTGACCCTCGGCCTGACGATCGTCACGGCGTACGGTCAGCTGTTCAAGGCCGACTGGACGCTGCCGATCCTGGGCGGCTGGCTGCCCTACGAGCTGTACACCGAGTTCATCGCGCTGTTCACGACGCTCGGCATCCTCGTACTGATCGCGATCCGGCAGCTGAACCGGCCGTCGAAGCCGGGCCGCAAGTCGCGCTTCGCGGGCTCCAAGACGGGCCAGGCGTACTTCGTCGAGGCCGTGATCCTCGTCATCGGCCTCGCGATCATGACCCTGCGCGGCCTAGAGGGCGCGATCCACGGCGTGCACCACTACGAGGCCGCGTACTGGGCCTCGTACCCCCTGGTCGCCGCCTTCAAGGGCCTGAGCCTCGGCACACTGCAGAACCTGGTCTACCTGACCGCCATGATCAAGCTCGGCGTCACCATGGGCTGGGCGATCACGGTCGGTCTCAACACCAACATGGGTGTCGCCTGGCACCGCTTCCTCGCCTTCCCGAACATCTGGTTCAAGCGCAACGCCAAGGGCGAGACCGCTCTCGGCGGGCTGCTCCCGATGACCAGCGGTGGCAAGGCCATCGACTTCACCGACCCCGGCGAGGACGACGTCTTCGGTGTCAGCCAGGTCGAGCAGTTCTCCTGGAAGGGCCTGCTGGACTTCTCCACGTGCACCGAGTGCGGCCGCTGCCAGTCGCAGTGCCCCGCCTGGAACACGGGCAAGCCGCTCTCTCCCAAGCTCCTCATCATGTCGCTGCGCGACCACGCGCACGCCAAGGCGCCCTACCTGCTCGCGGGCGGCGGCAAGAACATGGAGGGCGAGGAGAAGGCGTCGGCGGAGCAGCTGGCCGACGTGCCCGCCGCCGCGCTCGCCGAGGCCGAGCGCCCCCTCATCGGCACGTTCGAGGAGAACGGCGTCATCGACCCCGACGTGCTGTGGTCCTGCACCACGTGCGGCGCGTGCGTCGAGCAGTGCCCGGTCGACATCGAGCACATCGACCACATCGTCGACATGCGCCGCTACCAGGTGATGATCGAGAGCGCGTTCCCGTCCGAGGCGGGCACGATGCTCAAGAACCTGGAGAAGAAGGGCAACCCCTGGGGTCTGGCCAAGAAGCAGCGCCTCGAGTGGACGAAGGAAGTCGACTTCGAGATCCCGGTCGTAGGACGCGACATCGAGGACCTGTCCGAGGTCGAGTACCTGTACTGGGTCGGCTGCGCCGGTGCCCTGGAGGACCGCGCCAAGAAGACCACGAAGGCCTTCGCGGAGCTCCTCCACATGGCGGGCGTCAAGTTCGCCATCATGGGCGGCGACGAGAAGTGCACCGGTGACTCCGCCCGCCGTCTCGGCAACGAGCCCCTCTTCCAGGAGCTCGGCATGGAGAACGTCGCCGCGCTGAACATGGCGTTCGGCGAGGATGACGAGGACGAGTCGACGAAGAAGCCGAAGTCGGCGAAGAAGATCGTCGCGACCTGCCCGCACTGCCTCAACACGATCGGCAACGAGTACCCGCAGCTCGGCGGCGACTACGAGGTCATCCACCACACGCAGCTGCTCCAGCACCTCATCGACGAGGGCAAGCTGCTGCCGGTCACCCCGGTGGACGGCCTCATCACCTACCACGACCCCTGCTACCTGGGCCGCCACAACAAGATCTACACGCCGCCGCGCGAGATCATGTCGGCGGTCCCGGGCCTGCGTCAGCAGGAGATGCACCGTCACAAGGAGCGTGGCTTCTGCTGCGGTGCCGGTGGTGCGCGGATGTGGATGGAGGAGCGGATCGGCAAGCGCATCAACAACGAGCGCGTCGACGAGGCTCTTTCGCTGAACCCGGACATCGTGTCCACGGCCTGCCCGTTCTGCCTCGTGATGCTCACCGACTCGGTCAACGGCAAGAAGAACGACGGCCAGGCCAAGGAGTCCGTCCAGGTCGTGGACGTGGCCCAGCTCCTCCTCGACTCCGTCAGGACGCCGGTTGATCCGGCGGGGGCGGCGGAGGCGGAGAGTGAGCCTGAGCCGGAGCCGGTGAAGTAACCGAGCCCTTCGAGAGAACGACACCCCATGCCCCGGTTCAGCCCGGAGACATGGGGTGTCGTCGGTTTCGGGGGTCCTCGAAGTCGAGCAGCATCCGGAAATGGCAGATCTGGGCCACCGAGACTTCGTCCAGGCCTGGTCGCGACCGCCGGACCTGGCCCACATCTGCCTATCGCTGTCAGTTCAGGTGGGGCAGGCGTCGGCCTCGGCTTTCGGCTACTCGGAGGGCGTCCTGGAGGGCCTCGGTCAGGCGCTCGGCGAGGAGACGGAGTTCGCCCGGCGGGTCTGTGCGCGAAGCCCGCCACCGAAAAGTGAGCCGCGAAACACCACGACGCCGAGCCCGATCACGCATCGGCCCGGCGTCGCGGTGGGGCGGTGCCCTGGGGCGACTTATGACGAGAAGCCACGGACACCGCGTCTAGGGGGGGCGGGCGTAGGGGCGGCTACTTCGCGGAGCGCCTGTCGCCCGACACCTTCGCGACCCACGTGAGGAAGTCGCCGGGATCGACGTTCGAGCCGTGGCCCTCGTCCCAGTAGTAGAGGTGATTGACGTCGTCGCCCAGGTTGTCCAGCGCCGCGGCGAGGTTGGCGGAGACCGTCAGCGAGGTGTCGGAGTCCTTGGTACCGAGGCGGATCCACCAGTGCCTCGACCGGCCGGGGTTCTCCTCCCCGATGTGGTGCATCGGGTTCATCAGGTCGAGCTTCTCGGGGATGTCGCTCGCGACCCGCTTCGTGGCGAGCCCGGTGGTGTCGTTCTTCGCGCCGTACGCCGTGAAGTGCCGCGCCTCGGTGGTGCCGGCACCGAACTCGTTGTTCTCGCCCGCGGACAGGTCGAACGCGTCGAAGGCCGGTGTCGTCTTCTTCCGCGCGCCGACGTGGGTCAGGAAGTCGGCCCAGGTGAACGTCGCCCTGCCGCCGGACCACGTGATGAACGTGTTCGCGGCCAGGTACGTCGCACGATCGGCCTCCGACAGCGCCGCCAGGTACTTCGTGGCGGACGGCTGGAGGTAGGTCTCCACCAGGTAGTCGTCGTAGTTGCGGGCCGTGAGCGGGCCGAAGCCGTTCAGGCCCCGCAGCCTGAGAGAGGCCTGGTACTCCGCGAACTGGGCCCGCAGCGCCCTCGACACCGTCTGGTCGACGACCTTGCCGGTGCTCGCCGTGACATTGGTGCCCCAGTTGAACTCGTACGCGCCGTCGGCGTGTTCGAGGTCGGTGATGGGGCACCAGGCGCCGGTGGCGAAGATCGCGTCGGACGCGTCGGCGGCGCCGAGCTCCTTGAGGTACTTGTCGTAGATCGGGCTGTCGCCGGACGCGCCGAGCAGGGAGGACAGGGCGCCACCCGCACTCGTACCGGTGGAGACGATCCGGTCGGTGTCGCCCGGGATGACGCCCTTGTTGGCGCGTACGTAGCGGACAGCTGCCTTCAGGTCGACGATGGCGGCCGGGGCGGTGCCGTAGTACGTGCCGGCGGAGTCGGTGAGGGTCCGGCCGCGCGCGCCCGGCTCCACGACGACGTAACCCGCCGCGAGGCCCAGCTTCCCGAGGTTGACCATCCCGCCCTGGGCGTTCACCATCGCGTTGCCGCCGGACTGCACCTCGCCCGTGCCGCCGCTGCTGGAGGCCGAGGGGCTGGGGGACGCGCTGGGGGACGCGCTGCCACCGGCGCCGCCCGTGGGCATACCGCCGGTCATCTCGGCGCCGCCCACGCCGGTGGCGTCCGCCACGGACGACGGCATGTACCCGCCCACCGAGTTGGCGAGGACGATCGGAGCGTTCGTCGCGTCCACGGCCTTGCCGTCGATCTTGACGGGGACACTGACGTTCAGGCTCTGGTACTTCGCGTCCACCGGACTGGCGACGTAGGTGATGGCCTTCCAGAAGTGGTACACCACCGTGTGGTCGGTGCCGTCGGCGTCCGTGATGGTCGTCGTCAGCTCGGTGTAGGCGTCCTTGTCGAAGACCAGGGAATCCGACGCACCCGAGGACTTCGAGCCCGCGCTCGACGCGTTCGCGCTCAAGGCGAAGCCACCGGCTACGGCGACTCCGGCGGTCGCGCCGATACCCATGACGACGGTCCTGCGCTTCACTGCCCTGTGCTTCACGGAAAGCCTTCTCCCTGTTCACGGCGGCCATACGGCGGCCGAAACGGCTGGTCAGGGGCGTTCGGGCCATTCTTCGCGCCGGGCGCCGCCCCCGTTTGTCCGGTCCTTGCGAACGTAAATTGAGCCGCTCAATATTGTCAACAATTCTGTAAAACTCATCGCTGACACACAGCCCTTTCCGAGGTGCCGATACCGCTCCCACCGAATCCGGAGCATCATGGCGAGGTTGTTGTCAGTGGGGCGGATGAGGTGAACGGTGGGCGGGCGAAAAGCCGGTATAGGGGCCGGAGCGATCAGCTGCGTACTGCTGCTCGGGGGATGCGCCGGCACCGGGAACACCGGTTCCGCGCGACACGAACCCGTGACCGTCGCCAAGGCCCCCGCCCAACTCCCCGTCCCCCGCGGCAAGGGCGGCAAGGCCGCAGACGACTTCAACGGCGACGGCCATCGCGATCTGGTCCTCAATGACCTCGTCAAGGGCCCGGACGACGCCCACGGCGACGACGCGGGCATCGGGATCGTCTACGGAACCGGAACCGCACATGGACTCGCGCCCGGCGCACGGCAGTTGCTGAGCCCCGCGCGCCAGGCGGCCCGCACGAAGGGCCGGTCGCCCGCCGTCTTCGACGCGGAGGCGAGCTGCGATCTGGACAGGGACGGCTTCACCGATCTCGTGGTGTCGACGGACCCGCCGTACGACGGCCAGGGCCGGCCCCCCGTCCCCCTCCAGATCCTCTTCGGCTCCCCGGTCGGCCTCACCGGCAGGGCGGTCGAGCTGGTCATCCCGGAGGGGGCCCGCGCCGGCAACGACTGGCCCGACCAGCCCGTGTGCGGCGACTTCGACGGCGACGGCGCCGAGGACCTGGTCGTGCACGCCTCGGACGGCCGACTCAGCTATCTGCGCGGCCCGTTCACCAGGAAGGGCACCCCGCGCGCGGCGGGCAAGCCCCTCCCCTCACCCGGCACCGTGCCCACCGGCCCCGCCCTCGACGTGAACCGTGACGGCTACGACGACCTCCTCGTCCGTACGGCGGAAGGCCCCGGCACGTCCGCGCTCGTCCTCGGGGGCCCGGCCGGCCCCACCCGCACCGGCACCGCCCTGCCGAGCGGCATCGACGTCGCCCTCGGCCGCTTCGGCAGGGGCCGCGCCCTCGACGCGGCGGTCGGCACGATGGACGGAACATATCTGCGCTACGACCTCCCCACCGCCGTACGCGACAGCATCAGCACCCCCGGTTCGGTGCTGGACGCCGGGGACTTCGACGGGGACGGCGTGAGCGAACTCGTCTCCAGCGGAGCGGAGTTGCGGATCCTGCGGGGCCGTACGACCGGTCTGTCCGCGACGGGGATGGTGACCGTGCCGCCACCCACCCGGGGCACCACCCGGGTCCTGACCGTCGCCGACTTCACGGGGGACGGGCGGGCGGACCTGGTCGTACGGACGTACGACGGGGAGACGAAGGACACGGTCGCGGTGTACGCGGGCAGCAAGGAGGCACTGGTGACGGCGAAGCCGACGGTCACGTTCTCCACGTCCGAGTTCCTGGGAATGGGCTCCTGAACCACGAGTCACCTCACCAACAGAGGCACTCGCCACAGGCGTTACGGGAATTAATCAAACTCACGTACAACCCTTGCCCCCCTTTCAAGGTCTTCTGTTCGCCGACCAGCCTCCGAACCCCGGGACAACTCCCGGTGAACGCGGGCGGTCCGCACCCCATTGACTGGGAATGCCTGCCAGGCATCCCCGCATGCCGCAGGAGACCCCCGCATGCACAAGCAGTACCCGCAGCACCGCACACACGCCTTCAGACTCGCCCTCGCGACGGCCACCGCGGCCGCGCTGACGGGCGGTCTCCTCACGTTCTCGGCCGCGACGGCGACGGCCGCTGACTCCACGAAGGTCCCGCAGGCCGACTTCAACGGCGACGGAATCGGCGACGTGGCCTTCTCGGCCCAGGGCGCCTATGTCAGCGGCCAGAAGGCCGCCGGCCAGCTCGTCGTCCTCTACGGCACCCACAGCGGCGTGTCCGCCGCCAAGCGCTCCACGCTCAGCCAGAACACCGCCGGGGTCCCCGGCACCGCCGAGGCCGGGGACGCCTTCGGCGCGGAGACGGCGTACGCGGACTTCAACGGCGACGGTTACGACGACCTCGCCGTGTCGTCCCCGCACGAGAAGTTCGGCAACGACGCCGACGCCGGTGGCCTCGCGGTCCTCTGGGGCTCCCCGAGCGGCCTCACGGGCAAGGGTGTGGCCATCGCCGACCCGGCCTCCTCCTCGCACGACCTGTGGGGCAAGAACCTGGCCGCGGGCGACTTCGACGGCGACGGCAAGGCGGACCTGGCCGTCGGAAACACGTCGAGCACGATCTACGTCTACAAGGGCGGCATCACCTCCAGCGGCACGGCCGGCCTCGCCCGCACCACGATCAAGCCCCCGATCCAGTCCGGCGGCAGCGCCCGCGGCCCGATGAACCTCACCGCCGGTGACATCAACGGTGACGGCCGCACCGACCTGGTGGTCGACGGCT is a window of Streptomyces mirabilis DNA encoding:
- a CDS encoding (Fe-S)-binding protein — translated: MQLAAIIVSLTLTVVGVALIARAVAQIYRFIKLGQPVPAGSRTDDWKARSITLAKEFVGHTRMNRWGIIGVAHWFVAVGFLTLGLTIVTAYGQLFKADWTLPILGGWLPYELYTEFIALFTTLGILVLIAIRQLNRPSKPGRKSRFAGSKTGQAYFVEAVILVIGLAIMTLRGLEGAIHGVHHYEAAYWASYPLVAAFKGLSLGTLQNLVYLTAMIKLGVTMGWAITVGLNTNMGVAWHRFLAFPNIWFKRNAKGETALGGLLPMTSGGKAIDFTDPGEDDVFGVSQVEQFSWKGLLDFSTCTECGRCQSQCPAWNTGKPLSPKLLIMSLRDHAHAKAPYLLAGGGKNMEGEEKASAEQLADVPAAALAEAERPLIGTFEENGVIDPDVLWSCTTCGACVEQCPVDIEHIDHIVDMRRYQVMIESAFPSEAGTMLKNLEKKGNPWGLAKKQRLEWTKEVDFEIPVVGRDIEDLSEVEYLYWVGCAGALEDRAKKTTKAFAELLHMAGVKFAIMGGDEKCTGDSARRLGNEPLFQELGMENVAALNMAFGEDDEDESTKKPKSAKKIVATCPHCLNTIGNEYPQLGGDYEVIHHTQLLQHLIDEGKLLPVTPVDGLITYHDPCYLGRHNKIYTPPREIMSAVPGLRQQEMHRHKERGFCCGAGGARMWMEERIGKRINNERVDEALSLNPDIVSTACPFCLVMLTDSVNGKKNDGQAKESVQVVDVAQLLLDSVRTPVDPAGAAEAESEPEPEPVK
- a CDS encoding subtype B tannase, which translates into the protein MGIGATAGVAVAGGFALSANASSAGSKSSGASDSLVFDKDAYTELTTTITDADGTDHTVVYHFWKAITYVASPVDAKYQSLNVSVPVKIDGKAVDATNAPIVLANSVGGYMPSSVADATGVGGAEMTGGMPTGGAGGSASPSASPSPSASSSGGTGEVQSGGNAMVNAQGGMVNLGKLGLAAGYVVVEPGARGRTLTDSAGTYYGTAPAAIVDLKAAVRYVRANKGVIPGDTDRIVSTGTSAGGALSSLLGASGDSPIYDKYLKELGAADASDAIFATGAWCPITDLEHADGAYEFNWGTNVTASTGKVVDQTVSRALRAQFAEYQASLRLRGLNGFGPLTARNYDDYLVETYLQPSATKYLAALSEADRATYLAANTFITWSGGRATFTWADFLTHVGARKKTTPAFDAFDLSAGENNEFGAGTTEARHFTAYGAKNDTTGLATKRVASDIPEKLDLMNPMHHIGEENPGRSRHWWIRLGTKDSDTSLTVSANLAAALDNLGDDVNHLYYWDEGHGSNVDPGDFLTWVAKVSGDRRSAK
- a CDS encoding FG-GAP repeat domain-containing protein → MLLGGCAGTGNTGSARHEPVTVAKAPAQLPVPRGKGGKAADDFNGDGHRDLVLNDLVKGPDDAHGDDAGIGIVYGTGTAHGLAPGARQLLSPARQAARTKGRSPAVFDAEASCDLDRDGFTDLVVSTDPPYDGQGRPPVPLQILFGSPVGLTGRAVELVIPEGARAGNDWPDQPVCGDFDGDGAEDLVVHASDGRLSYLRGPFTRKGTPRAAGKPLPSPGTVPTGPALDVNRDGYDDLLVRTAEGPGTSALVLGGPAGPTRTGTALPSGIDVALGRFGRGRALDAAVGTMDGTYLRYDLPTAVRDSISTPGSVLDAGDFDGDGVSELVSSGAELRILRGRTTGLSATGMVTVPPPTRGTTRVLTVADFTGDGRADLVVRTYDGETKDTVAVYAGSKEALVTAKPTVTFSTSEFLGMGS
- a CDS encoding FG-GAP and VCBS repeat-containing protein, encoding MHKQYPQHRTHAFRLALATATAAALTGGLLTFSAATATAADSTKVPQADFNGDGIGDVAFSAQGAYVSGQKAAGQLVVLYGTHSGVSAAKRSTLSQNTAGVPGTAEAGDAFGAETAYADFNGDGYDDLAVSSPHEKFGNDADAGGLAVLWGSPSGLTGKGVAIADPASSSHDLWGKNLAAGDFDGDGKADLAVGNTSSTIYVYKGGITSSGTAGLARTTIKPPIQSGGSARGPMNLTAGDINGDGRTDLVVDGFETKTDYGWNTNYYVPGTANGLNVSAAKTLKTGIITAIGDINGDGFGDIVSGAPWDNTKLSDGTTPPDSAYGGKVNITYGSASGPASTAGISQNTGSVPGTAEKNDSFGYELDLGDINGDGFQDLVVSTAYEDLDGHADAGMVTVLYGSAHGVNTSSGAQAFAQSTPGVPGNDEKGDLFGLDVKLDDVSGDGRADLLVGSDENAGDGTVTYLPSNGSKITATGSRAIWPSDAGVSTTGTPSFGSNFAD